From uncultured Desulfobacter sp.:
CCACAGCAACAACTGGACGTGGTGAAAGAAGATGACCGGGAGTTGCTCATGCTTGGACTTTCCTGGATCGAACGGTTTTTGTTTAGTGAGGGGCCGTTAGAGGAACGCACCTGACAGGTTGTTACAGAACGTCACTTTTTGCCCAATCTCTACGTTGTATGGAATTTTTAATCCTTAAAATATGTCATATATTCCTGCGGTTAAAAATTCCATACGCCTTGAGATTGATCAAAAATTAACATTCTGTAACAACCTGTTACCACAAATTTGATTATTTGATTTAAGGAAGAAAAACGTGACAGAACCAATCCAATCCATTGAAGCTCTTTTTTTTGATTTTGACGGGGTATTGGTGGACTCAGCCCGTACCAAAAAAAAAGCCTTTGAAACACTGTTTAAATATTTTTCCGATGAAATTATAAAAGCGGTTATTCACTACCACACCTTGCACGGTGGTATTAGCCGGGTTGAGAAAATCCGGCACGCCCATGAAAACATTATTAAAAATCCCCTGACCGAAAAAGGGGTTATGGAATGGGCGGACCGATATTCAGATCTCGTGGTACAGGAGATGATTCGTCTTCCCTGGATAAAAGGGGCAAAAGCGTTTCTGGATGCATATGCGTCAAAACTGCCTGTTTTTGTGATCTCAGGTACTCCGGAAACCGAGCTCAAATATTTGGTTGATCAAAGGAAAATGAGCCATTATTTTAAGGAGATCCTGGGATCACCCGTCAAAAAACCGGAGCATATCCGAAACCTATTGGTAAAATACAGCCTTACACCGGAACAATGTGTTTTCATCGGTGATGCCCTCACCGATTATAATGCTGCCCTGGAGACCGGTCTTCATTTTATCGGTATCCAGGGTGAGGTTCATTTTCCTGATACCGTCAAGCCCCTGCCTGACTGCCAGGGGCTTGAACGCGCTATTAAGAGCCTGTTTAAAAGCTGTTAAATTTGCATCTGGTCCATGGCTTTTTTCATCTGCCGGACAGCCTGGCGCAGGCGTTCTTCATTTTCAACCAGGGCAAGACGAAGATATCCTTCCCCCTCTTCGGAAAAACCTGCGCCTGGTGCCACGGCCACATTCCCCTTGTTCATCAACTGAATGGCAAATTCCATGGAACCCATTTTATCAAAAGGTTCAGGAATTTTTGCCCAGACAAACATACCGGCCTTGGGTCTTTCTATATCCCATCCGATTCGTTCAAGACCCGAACAAAGTACATCTCGACGGTGTTCATAAATTTTTGCAAGTTCCGGAATGGTATCATCACAGTCCCGGAGCGCAATAATCCCTGCCACCTGAATGGCAGAAAAGATACCATAATCAAAATAGCCTTTAATTTTTCCAAGTGCCTCGACAATTTTTTCATTACCAACGCAATAGCCAATGCGCCAGCCGGCCATATTGTATGATTTTGAAAAGGATCCAAACTCAACACCGACATCTTTGGCGCCCTCAATTTCCAGGAAACTTGGGGCAACATACCCGTCATAGGTTATTTTGGCATAGGCAAAGTCATTGATAACCATGAACTTAAATCGCTTGGCAAGCTTTACGATCTCTTTGAAAAAAGCCTTATCCGTTACAACGCCGGTGGGGTTGTGGGGATAATTAAGCATAAGAACCTTTGGGCTGGGGTAACAAGCTTCACATACTTTAATGATCCTGTCCAGAAAACCATTTTCAGGTTCCAGGGGGATTCTCATAACATTTGCACCAGCTATTACCGATGCATAGATATGGATGGGAAAGGCCGGTGCCGGAACCAGAACGCAGTCCCCGGGACCCATGATGGCCAGACACAAATGCGAAATACCTTCTTTAGAGCCAATGGTGAAGTAGGTTTCTTTGTCCGCATCCAGATCAATATTGTAATGGCGGTTATAATATTTGGCAATTTCCTTTTTTAAATTGGGAAGTCCCGAACTTTCCGGGTACCTGTGGGATTTTGGATCTTGGGCAACGTTTACCAGCTTTTCAATAACCGCATCAGGTGTGGGGTCCATTGGGTTTCCCATACCAAGGTCAATGACATCATCCCCATTACGCCGTTTATCCATTTTCATTTTATTGATCATACCGAAAAGGTAAGGGGGCAGGTAATCCATCCGGGATGCAAACCGAATAATATTGTCTTGTTCCACTTCAAAAGCTCCTAATGATAAATGGTTGAAACATGAAATCAAAGTAAAAAGGATATCAGATTTTATTAAACTGATAAAATCAAATCTTAGTAAAAATTAAATTGTGTTCATTTTAATAATGTTTCACGGGAAACATTATTTTAAAAGGGAAATATTCACACTGAACACATCCGGATCTTCCTGGAATATTTTAAGACCTTCCATGATGCCGGTCGCATCTTTGACTTCACGATTACCAGGGCCTAAAATCAGGGGGCCTCTAAAACTGCCGGGGATGATCAATTCAGAATCCGGATCAGTATCCGGATTTTTCATTGAAATAATAAAAATACCGGTAACTTTTTTTTCCACAATATAGGGAAAGACAATACCGGAAGGAATAAAAAAAGAGCCTTTGCCGGCAAGGCCCCACCCGTAACATGGTCGGTTGTGACCAAATTTATTCCAACCAAGAAACATCTTGTCTATAAATTTAAGATTTAAGCCTTTAAGGTATAAAAAAGATAAGGGGTCTTCATTATTTTTGCCCCAAAGATGTTTATAGGACCTGATGGCAAATGCCTTTGCTTTTTTTTCCCAGGCTTTGGCATTCACACAAGAATTGTTTTTAGAATAACGATCAGGTTTCATTAGGTATAAACATGGCCAGGTCCGATGAGGACAATGCCTTTGCCTTTTCAATTACAGTTTTAGAGTACCGCCCTTTTTCAATAACAAGGGCGGTCTTATCAATATAGTCATTTTTGGTCAATAGGCCGGCAAACCAAAAAATTTTTGGGACCAGCAGCGCATTGATAAACGGCACCTTGCGCCTCAGGCAGAATTTGGCTCCCTTTGCATCGTCTATCATAATAAACGAGCGCTGATTCGGGCAGACATTCTGGAAATAAAGCATCAGGGTCTGCAGTTCGCCGAGATCTATGTTTTCGGGCAGGTTTATATCGACCTGACGGTCAGGATCAGTCTTGCACACCTTCACTCGGTTTTTTTGAACCATGGATAAAAAAAAATTGGCACCAGGATGGTCCGGCACCCGAACCTCTTTGTAGACATGGGTTTCCATAACCATAGAAAAATATTGGGTGCACGGAACGAAAAGTCCAGTTTTATATAAAAGAATAGCAGAAGAGGCGTCAATATAAACTGTGTGCATTACAATATCCCCAAGTTTGAATTCGAAAACCATATAATAAATATTGTAAACAGTGTCCATTTATAAAAAGGAAATCGAAAAAATATTGTTTAAAACGTTTTTTAACAGGCACATTCAGCCATAAAAACTTCGATATTTTCAGACACCTGTGATTTTATCGGTTTTTTCGAAAAACATTATTTTGTTTAATTGCTTGAAATTATATGGAAAATAACGTTCTTGTTTGGAATAGTTAAAAAAAAATAAAAAACTATTTGACAGCCGTGTAATTTTCAGGCATATTTCGCCGGTCTTCTCGAGGGGACAAGCAAAACGGTTTTCTTCGAGAAGATTTTTTTTGAAGCAGTAAGTTTGATCTTTGAAAATTGGTCAGTGAAAAAGAAAAGAGCGGGTCAATGACAATGCGCTTTTAAGCCTTCGGGCTTTAAGGGCGTAGACCTTAAAAAGTTTTAGTAAAGGATTATAACTGGAGAGTTTGATCCTGGCTCAGAATGAACGCTGGCGGCGTGCTTAACACATGCAAGTCGAACGAGAAAGGGATTGCTTGCAATCCTGAGTAGAGTGGCGCACGGGTGAGTAACACGTAGATAATCTGCCTTCAAGCCTGGGATAACTATTCGAAAGGGTAGCTAATACCGGATAAAGTCGATTCACATAAGTAGATTGATGAAAGATTGCCTCTTCATGAAAGCAATTGTTTGGGGATGAGTTTGCGTACCATTAGCTTGTTGGTGGGGTAAAGGCCTACCAAGGCAACGATGGTTAGCTGGTCTGAGAGGATGATCAGCCACACTGGAACTGGAACACGGTCCAGACTCCTACGGGAGGCAGCAGTGAGGAATTTTGCGCAATGGGGGCAACCCTGACGCAGCAACGCCGCGTGAGTGAAGAAGGCCTTTGGGTCGTAAAGCTCTGTCAACAGGGAAGAAATTATAATTGTTTAATAGATGATTGTATTGACGGTACCTGTGGAGGAAGCGCCGGCTAACTCCGTGCCAGCAGCCGCGGTAACACGGGGGGCGCAAGCGTTATTCGGAATTATTGGGCGTAAAGGGCGCGCAGGCGGTCTTGTCCGTCAGGTGTGAAAGCTCGGGGCTCAACCCCGGAAGTGCACTTGAAACAGCAAGACTTGAATACGGGAGAGGAGAGAGGAATTCCTGGTGTAGAGGTGAAATTCGTAGATATCAGGAGGAACACCGATGGCGAAGGCATCTCTCTGGACCGATATTGACGCTGAGGCGCGAAGGCGTGGGTAGCGAACGGGATTAGATACCCCGGTAGTCCACGCAGTAAACGTTGTACACTCGGTGTGGCGGATATTAAAATCTGCTGTGCCCAAGCTAACGCATTAAGTGTACCGCCTGGGAAGTACGGTCGCAAGACTAAAACTCAAAGGAATTGACGGGGGCCCGCACAAGCGGTGGAGCATGTGGTTTAATTCGACGCAACGCGAAGAACCTTACCTGGGTTTGACATCCTGTGAATATCCCGTAATTGGGATAGTGCCTTCGGGAGCACAGAGACAGGTGCTGCATGGCTGTCGTCAGCTCGTGTCGTGAGATGTTTGGTTAAGTCCAGCAACGAGCGCAACCCTTATCGTCAGTTGCCAGCACATAATGGTGGGAACTCTGGCGAGACTGCCCCGGT
This genomic window contains:
- a CDS encoding HAD-IA family hydrolase, which produces MTEPIQSIEALFFDFDGVLVDSARTKKKAFETLFKYFSDEIIKAVIHYHTLHGGISRVEKIRHAHENIIKNPLTEKGVMEWADRYSDLVVQEMIRLPWIKGAKAFLDAYASKLPVFVISGTPETELKYLVDQRKMSHYFKEILGSPVKKPEHIRNLLVKYSLTPEQCVFIGDALTDYNAALETGLHFIGIQGEVHFPDTVKPLPDCQGLERAIKSLFKSC
- a CDS encoding aminotransferase class I/II-fold pyridoxal phosphate-dependent enzyme gives rise to the protein MEQDNIIRFASRMDYLPPYLFGMINKMKMDKRRNGDDVIDLGMGNPMDPTPDAVIEKLVNVAQDPKSHRYPESSGLPNLKKEIAKYYNRHYNIDLDADKETYFTIGSKEGISHLCLAIMGPGDCVLVPAPAFPIHIYASVIAGANVMRIPLEPENGFLDRIIKVCEACYPSPKVLMLNYPHNPTGVVTDKAFFKEIVKLAKRFKFMVINDFAYAKITYDGYVAPSFLEIEGAKDVGVEFGSFSKSYNMAGWRIGYCVGNEKIVEALGKIKGYFDYGIFSAIQVAGIIALRDCDDTIPELAKIYEHRRDVLCSGLERIGWDIERPKAGMFVWAKIPEPFDKMGSMEFAIQLMNKGNVAVAPGAGFSEEGEGYLRLALVENEERLRQAVRQMKKAMDQMQI